DNA sequence from the Oscillospiraceae bacterium genome:
CTGGGCCAGCATGGCCGTGGCGGCCTGCTGGAGGATGTTGTTCTTTGTGAAGTTCATCATTTCCTTCGCCATGTCAACATCGCGGATACGGCTCTCCGCCGAGGTCAGGTTCTCACTCACCGTATCGAGGTTCGCCACCGTGTGCTCCAACCGGTTCTGCACCGCACCGAGAGAGCTGCGCTGCTCGGAGACGTGTTGGATGGCAGCTTCGATGGCGGCGATAGAATCCTGAGAATTCTGATGGTTGTCCACTCTCAAATTCGCAATGCC
Encoded proteins:
- a CDS encoding flagellin, translated to GIANLRVDNHQNSQDSIAAIEAAIQHVSEQRSSLGAVQNRLEHTVANLDTVSENLTSAESRIRDVDMAKEMMNFTKNNILQQAATAMLAQANQAPQTVLQLLR